The DNA window GGGTCGGCGACGCCGTGCTCCGCCGGTTCCCGGCCGACGTGCTCGCGGTCGCGGTGCACGGCCCGCTGGCGCACGGCGACGACGACGGCGGCGGGGACGACGAGGTGGGGCTGCTGGTCGCCACCTACCGGCCCGGAGCCGGGCCGCCACCGGCCACCCGCCGGGTGGACGGGGTGCTCGTCGACCTGACCGTGACCGGGGCGGACGACCACCTGCGGCGGGCCACCACCATCACGGCGGGCTGGCCGCTGGCCGCCGACCGCTACGTCACCACCTGCGCCCTGCACGACCCGACCGGTTGGCTGCGGCGGCTCCGCGACGAGCACCTGGCCCGGCTGGCCCGGGCCCGGCCGACCGAGTTCACCGCCGCCGCCCGGCAGGCGTGGTACCGGGGCAGCGCCGCGCACGCCCGCGCGCTGCGGCTGGCCGAGTGGTACGAGACCGACCAGGCGCTGCTGATGCTCGGCGAGGCCCGGCTGGCGGCGGCCACCGTGCAGGGGTTGTTCAGCCGCACCTACTTCCGCGACCCCGGCGACGCGGTGCGGCGCACCGGGCTGGCCGGGGCGGACATGACCGAGGTGGGCGCGACGCTGGGCCGCCAGGCCGAGGAGCTGGCCGCCCGGGGCCGGCCGGTCGACGGCACCGTGGACGACCTGCTCGACGGCTGAGGCGGGTCAGCCCAGGCCGCCGCCGACGCCGATCAGCGCGCCGATCAGATAGGTCGCGCCGGCGGCGAGCGCGCCGAGCAGCAACTGCCGCAGGCCGCTGGTCCACCAGGACCGGTAGGTGAACCGGGCCACGATCGCACCGGCGAGGAAGAGTCCCACCCCGCCGACGCCCAGCGCCAGCCAGAGGCTGGTGAAGCCGAGCAGGTACGGCAGCAGCGGCACCAGCGCGCCGACCGAGAAGCAGACGAACGACGAGATCGCCGCCGCCCACGGGCTGGGCTGGTCGTCCGGGTCGACGCCCAACTCCTCCCGGACGTGCACGCGCAGCGCCTCCTCCGGGTTGCGCCGGACCGCCTCGGCGACCTGGGTGGCCAGATCTAGGGGCAGGCCGCGGGCGACCCACGCGTCGGCCAGCTCGCGGGCCTCCGCCTCCGGGTGCCGCTCCAGCTCGCGCCGCTCCTTGGCCACCTCGGCGGCCACCTGCTCGTTGGCGGACCGGACGCTCGTGTATTCGCCCAGGCCCATCGAGATGGCGCCGGCCACCAGGCCGGCCGTGCCGGTCAGCACCACGCTGCGCGGGGACACCCCGCCGCCGCCGACACCGGCGATCAGCGCGATGTTGGTGACCAGACCGTCCATCGCGCCGAACACCGCCGGCCGCAGCCAGCCGCCGGACACGTCCGCGTGGTGCGCCTCGCGCAGCGCCGCCGGGGTCTCGGTCACGGCAGCGTCAGGATCTCGTAGCCGTCGTCGGTCACGACGATGGTGTGCTCGAACTGCGCCGTCCACTTCCGGTCCTTGGTGACCACCGTCCAGCCGTCGTCCCACATGTCGTACTGATAGGTGCCGATGGTGATCATCGGCTCGACGGTGAACGTCATGCCGGGCTCCATCACGTCGGTGGGACGCGGGCTGTCGTAGTGCGGCACGTAGAGCCCGCTGTGGAACGCCTCGCCGATGCCGTGGCCGGTGAAGTCGCGGACCACGCCGTAGCCGAACCGCTTGGCGTACGACTCGATGACCCGGCCGACGACGTTGATCTGCCGGCCCGGCGCGACCGCCTTGATGCCGCGCATCATCGCGTTGTGGGTCCGCTCGACCAGCAGCCGGGCCTCCTCGCTCACCTCGCCCACGCAGAAGGTGGCGTCGGTGTCGCCGTGCACCCCGTCGAGGTAGGCGGTCACGTCGACGTTGATGATGTCGCCGTCGTGCAGCACCGTCGAGTCGGGGATACCGTGGCAGATCACCTCGTTGAGGCTGGTGCAGCACGACTTGGGGAAGCCCCGGTAGCCGAGCGTCGACGGGTAGGCGCCGTGGTCGCAGAGGAACTCGTGCACCACCCGGTCGATCTCGTCGGTGGTCACCCCGGGCTTGCAGTGCTCGCCGGCGAGCTGGGTGGCCCGGGCCGCGAGCCGGCCGGCCACTCGCATCTTCTCGATGGTCTCCGGCGTCTGCACGTGCGAGCCGCGCCACTCCTGGGGGCGCTTCTTGCCCACGTACTCCGGACGCGGGATGTGGGCGGGAACCGCTCGCCACGGGGAGAGCGTGCCGGGGGTCAGCGGCGCACGGACGGTCATGTCCTCAGCCTATCGCCGGCCCCCGTCGTGACCCCCGCCGCGGCCCCGCCGAGCAGGTTGTTGCCGCGGCGCAAACGCTGTGCCATTGTTGCTGCGTGGATCAAGGGGGCGCACCGCCCGTCTTCTCCGTGAGTGCGGAGGGTGACGGCGTCCGGTTGCACGTCCAGGTCACCGGTGAGGTCGACATGGCGACCGCCGACACCATGTTCCAGACCGCGCTGGGCGAGCCCGCCAAACAGCTCACGCTCGACCTGCGGGCGGTCACCTTCTTCGACTCGGCCGCCATCCACGCGGTGGTCCGGCTCGCCCAGAAGTTCCCGGCCGCGCTCACCGTGCTGCCGTCCCGTCAGGTCCGCCGGGTGCTGGAGATCTCCGGCCTGGGCGAACAGGACTGGCTGGCCGACTAGTCGGCCAGCCGGCGCCGCAGCGTCAACTCGGTGCCGTCCTCGGTGCGGGTCACGCTCATCTCCCCGAGCGCCTGGATCAGCGCCAGCCCGCGCCCGCGGAAACTCGACCCGCTCGACTCACGCCACCGGCCGCTGTCCCGGATCGTGGCGGTGACCGTGCGGTCGGCGATGGTCACCTCGACCGCGATGGTCGGGGCGACCGGGTCGACCGGGTGCTCGATCGCGTTCGCCGCCGCCTCCGAGATCGCCACCGTGAGGTCGAACAGGTCGGTCTCGCCCACCTGGTGGGCGACGAGGAAGTCCTCCAGCCGCTTGCGCAGCACGCTGAGCCGGGTCGGATCGGCCGGCAGGTTCAGCGCGAACCGGTTCAGCTCCGCGGCCTCCAGCGCCAGCACCGCCACGTCGTCGTGCCGGTCCCGCCCGGCGACCCGCGCCACCACGGCGTCCACCAGGTCGGCCACGTGCTCGCCACGCGCTCCCGCGTCGGCCCGCAACTGGCGCAGGCCGGCGTCGACGCCCGACTCCCGGTCCTCGATCAGGCCGTCGGTGTAGAGCAGCAGTCGGCCGCCGGGGGCGAGTTCGCCCTCGACGGTCCGGTAGGCGATGCCCGGGATCGCCCCGACCGGCGGCCCGAGGGCCCGATCGTGCAGGAATGCCACGTCGTCTCCTCGAATCAGCAGGGGCGAGGGGTGACCCGCGCTGGCGTACCGGAGGCGACCGGTGCGCGGGGAGAAGTCGAGGCAGACCACGGTGGCGAAGGAGCCGCTGTCGGTGGAGTGCACCAGCCGGTTGAGCCGGGTCAGCGCCTCGCCCGGGTCGTAGCCCTCCAGCACGTACGCCCGCAGCGCGTTGCGGAGCTGGCCCATCGCGGCGGCCGCCCGCACACCCTTGCCGACCACGTCGCCGATGACCAGCACCAGTTCGTCGTCGGGCGTGCCGATCACGTCGTACCAGTCGCCGCCCACCTCGACGTCGGCGCTGCCGGGCAGGTAGCGGCTGGCCACCACCGCGCCGGGAAGCTGCGGCAGCGTACGCGGCAGCAGACTGTGCTGGAGCGTGGTGGCGATCCGGTGCTCGGCCTCGTAGAGCTGGGCGTTCTCCAGCCGCACGCCGATCAGCCGGGCCAGCTCGGTCAGCGCCGCCTGCTCGGTGCCGCCGCCCTCGCGCCGCCACACCCGCAGCTCGCCGAGTTGCTCGCCGGTGGTCCCGGTCAGCGGCAGCACCGCGGACGGCTCGGCGGGCAGGTCCCCACCGGCGTCCTCCTCGTGGCGGGCGCCGGTGGCGACGACCGTCACCCGGCCCGCCTCGGCCAGGTTGAGCGCGTGCCACGCGGCCACCCGCACCACCTCGGCGGTGGAGCGGGCGGTGTTGATCGCGACGGCGGCGTCGGCCAGCGCCCGCAGCCGGCGGACGATCTGCCCGCGGAGCTGACCCAGCTCGACGTTGGCCCGGACCCGGGCGACCAGCTCCTGGCTGGAGAAGGGCTTGGTGAGGTAGTCGTCCGCGCCGGCCGACAGACCGGCGACCTCCTCCGCGGCGCCGGCCCGGGCGGAGAGCATCACGATCGGCACTCCCCGGGTGACCGGGTTGCCGCGCAACGCGGTGACCAGCCCGAAGCCGTTCAGCCGAGGCATCATCACGTCGGTCAGCACCAGGTCGAACGGGGAGTCGACGGCCAGCCGCAGCGCCTCCACGCCGTCGCGCACGGCCACCACCTCGTACGCCGGGGAGAGCAGCCGACTGACGTGCTCGCGCAGGTCGGGGTTGTCGTCGGCGAGCAGGACGCGGCCGGAGCCGCCCGGCGTGCCGGACGGCTCGGGCAGCCCGGTGGGGCGGGCCACCTCGTCGGTCCAGAGCGCCGTCTCGGCGACATAGAGCCGGGCCTGCTCCGGCCCGGTCAGCGGGACCGGGGAGAGCGCGGACACCCGGTCGGCGGGCAGGTGGGCGTAGCCGAACGGCACCGTCACGGTGAACGTGGTGCCCCGCTCGACGACGCTGCGCGCGGTCACCGTGCCGCCGTGCATCTCGACCAGTTCGTGGACCAGCGCGAGCCCGATGCCGGTGCCCTCGTGGGTGCGGGAGCGGGCCCCGGCCACCCGGTGGAACCGTTCGAAGACCTGCGGCAGCTCCTCCGACGCGATGCCGACCCCGGTGTCGGTCACCTCCAGCACGGCCGACCCGTCGCCGGCGCGCACCCGGACCCGGATCTCGCCGTCGAAGGTGAACTTCACCGCGTTCGACACCAGGTTGAGGACGATCTTCTCCCACATGTCCCGGTCGACGTAGACGGGTGCGGGCAGCGGCGGGCAGTCGACCACCAGGCGCAGCCCGGCCCGCTCGGTGGCCGAGCGGAACGTGCTGGCCAGCCGGGAGGTGTAGTCGGACAGGTCGGTGGGCTGGAAGCGGGCGGCCAGCCGGCCGGACTCCAGCCGGGAGAAGTCGAGCACGGTGTTGACCAGCTTGAGCAGGCGCAACCCGTTGCGGTGCATGACGGTCAGCCGGTCGAGGTAGCGGTCGGGCAGCTCGCGGTCGGCGAGCATGTCCTCCAGCGGCCCGAGGACCAGCGTGAGCGGGGTGCGGAACTCGTGGCTGACGTTGGCGAAGAAGTTGGTCTTGGCCCGGTCCAGCGCGGCCAGCTCGGCGGCCCGGGCGCGCTCCTGCTCGTACGCCCGCTGCTTGCCCACGGCGCGGGAGACCTGCGCGGCGACCAGGTCGACGAAGTCCCGGTAGTCGTCGCCGAACGGCAGCCGGCGGGCCACCCCGAGCAGCAGCGCGCCGGCCGGCTCGTGGGTGGCGGTGAGCGGCAGCAGCAGCGCCTGGGCGGCGGCGTCCGCCGGCACCGCGCCGGGCAGGTCGGCGGTGGCCACCCAGCGCGGCGCGGTCAGCGGCTCGCCGGCGGGCAGGCCGGGCCAGCCGGCGAGCCGGGCCGGGTCGACGCCGGAGCAGCCGGCCAGCGTCGGGGTGCCGTCGCCGTCGTAGAGCCACATCGCGCTGAACGGCACGTCGGCGCGGTGCGCGTCGAGCACCCGGGCCACGGCCCGGCCCAGCTCCAGCGTGCTCGGCACGTCGCCCAGCTCGTCGCCCAGCTCGGCCAGGGTCCGCAGCCGGCGCTCGCCGAGCACCCGGCCGGTGGTCTCGTTGACGAAGCAGAAGATCCCGCTGACGGTGCCGTCGGCGTCGCGGATCGGGTCGTAGGAGACGTCGAAGTAGACGTCCTCCAGGAAGCCGTGCCGGTTTATCACGAAGGGGTGGTTCTCGCCCCGGTAGGGCACACCGGTGCCGCGCACCCCGTCGAGCAGCGGGCCGAGGACGTCCCAGGTCTCCGCCCAGTGCAGCCGGGCGGACTGCCCGATCACGGCCGGGTGCTTGTCACCGATGGTCGGCCGGTAGGCGTCGTTGTAGAAGGCCAGGTGTTCCTCGCCCCAGAAGACCACCATCTGGGCGCGGGACGCCAGCATGGTGCTCATCGCGTGGCAGAGCGCGGCGGGCCAGCCGTCCGGGGTGCCGATTCGGGTCGTCGACCAGTCGAAGCCGCGCAGTCGCTCGCCCATCTCGCCGCCGGCGGCGAACGCGGCGGTCAGCAACGGTGGGAATGACGACCCGCCGGCCGCCGGGGACGAACGACCGACGTCCCCGCCCCCCTGGGCCGAGCCCATGCAGCCTCCCGCTCCGGCCATGTCCACGACGGCCGGCGCGACCACGCCGACCGTCCCCGCCTACTACCCCGACGGAGGAGCAACGTAACGCACACGACCCGGTGGGCGCTGGTTACCTCCGCCTCATCCTGTCGTAACCGGCGGCCGGGGGGCGAGCCGGGCCGGGTCGCGGGTGGGCCTGCTGTGATGTGCGGGACATCGCGGCCTCACAGCGGGGTCACGTACGCCCCGGTGATGCCGCCGTCGACGACGAACTGCGCGGCGGTCATGAACGAGGCGTCGTCGCTGGCCAGGAAGGCCACCGCGGCGGCGATCTCGGCCGGGTCGCCGAACCGGCCCATCGGCACGTGCACCAGCCGCCGGGCGGCCCGCTCCGGGTCCTTGGCGAACAGCTCCAGCAGCAGCGGGGTGGCGACCGGGCCGGGGCACAGCGCGTTGACCCGGATGCCCTCGCGGGCGAACTGCACACCCAGTTCCCGGGTCATCGCCAGCACCCCGCCCTTGCTCGCCGTGTAGGCGATCTGCGACGTCGCCGCGCCCATCAGCGCCACGAACGACGCGGTGTTGATGATCGAGCCCTTGCCCTGCCGGCGCATGTGCGGGATGACGTGCTTGCAGCACAGGTAGACGCTCGTGGTGTTGACCCGCAGCACCCGCTCCCAGGCGTCCAGCCCGGTGTCCAGGATCGAGTCGTCGTCGGGCGGCGAGATGCCGGCGTTGTGGAAGGAGACGTCCACCCGACCGTGGCGGGCCACCACGCCGTCGAAGAGGTCGCGGACCGCCGCCTCGTCGGCCACGTCGGTGGCGACGAACTCGCCGCCCACCTCGTCGGCCGCCCGGGTGCCGGCGTCGGCGTCGATGTCCACGCAGACCACCCGGGCCCCCTCGGCGGCGAAGCGCCGCACGGTGGCCAGCCCGATGCCGCTGCTCGCGCCGGTCACCACCGCCACCCGGTCGGAAAGTCGTCCCTGCACGATGATCACTCCTCGGTGCCGATGAACACGTTCTTGACGTCGGTGAAGGCGTGCAGCGCGTCCGGACCCAGCTCCCGGCCGAGGCCGGAGCGCTTCATCCCGCCGAACGGGGTCCAGTAGCGCACCGAGGAGTGCGAGTTGACGCTCAGGTTGCCCGCCTCGACCGCCCCGGCCACCCGGACGGCCCGGCCCACGTCGCGGGTCCAGATCGAGCCGGAGAGGCCGTACTCGGTGTCGTTGGCGAGCCGGATAGCGTCGGCCTCGTCGTCGAACGGGAGCACCGAGACGACCGGGCCGAAGATCTCCTCCCGCCAGTGCCAATCGGCCGGTGAGCCGGCGAGCAGCACCGTGGGGGGATACCAGAAGCCGGGGCCGTCGGGGCGGGAGCCGGTGAACGCCACGTCGGCGCCGGCGACGTAACCGGCGACCCGGTCCCGGTGCGCGGCGGAGATCAGCGGGCCCATCTCGGCGCTCTCCAGGGCCGGGTCCGCCACCCGGAACGCCCGCACGGCCGGTTCGAGCAACTCCAGGAAGCGGTCGTGGACCGAACGCTGGACGAGGAGGCGGGAGCGGGCGCAGCAGTCCTGGCCGGCGTTGTCGAAGACCGACGACGGCGCGGTGGCCGCCGCCCTCGCCAGGTCGGCGTCGGCGAAGACGATGTTCGCCGACTTGCCGCCCAGCTCCAGCGTCACCCGTTTCACCTGCGCGGCGCAGCCGGCCATGATCCGGGTGCCGACCTCGGTGGAGCCCGTGAAGCAGACCTTGCGGACCGCCGGATGGGTGACGAACCGTTCGCCCACCACGCCGCCCTGCCCGGGCAGCACGGTGAACACGCCCTCCGGCAGGCCGGCGTCGAGGGCCAGCTCGGCCAGGCGCAGCGCGGTCAGTGGGGTCAGCTCGGCCGGCTTGAGCACCACCGTGTTGCCGGCGGCGAGCGCCGGGGCGAGGCCCCAACCGGCGATCGGCATCGGGAAGTTCCACGGCACGATCACCCCCACCACGCCGAGCGGCTCGTGGAAGGTGACGTCGAGCCCGCCGGGCACCGGGATCTGCCGCCCGGTCAGCCGTTCCGGCGCGCCCGCGTAGTAGTCGAGCACGTCGCGGACGTTGCCGGCTTCCCAGCGCGCGTTGCCGA is part of the Micromonospora sp. WMMD980 genome and encodes:
- a CDS encoding nucleotidyltransferase domain-containing protein encodes the protein MDVVVEREIDRLDDRRWRVAERVGDAVLRRFPADVLAVAVHGPLAHGDDDGGGDDEVGLLVATYRPGAGPPPATRRVDGVLVDLTVTGADDHLRRATTITAGWPLAADRYVTTCALHDPTGWLRRLRDEHLARLARARPTEFTAAARQAWYRGSAAHARALRLAEWYETDQALLMLGEARLAAATVQGLFSRTYFRDPGDAVRRTGLAGADMTEVGATLGRQAEELAARGRPVDGTVDDLLDG
- a CDS encoding VIT1/CCC1 transporter family protein, whose protein sequence is MTETPAALREAHHADVSGGWLRPAVFGAMDGLVTNIALIAGVGGGGVSPRSVVLTGTAGLVAGAISMGLGEYTSVRSANEQVAAEVAKERRELERHPEAEARELADAWVARGLPLDLATQVAEAVRRNPEEALRVHVREELGVDPDDQPSPWAAAISSFVCFSVGALVPLLPYLLGFTSLWLALGVGGVGLFLAGAIVARFTYRSWWTSGLRQLLLGALAAGATYLIGALIGVGGGLG
- the map gene encoding type I methionyl aminopeptidase; the encoded protein is MTVRAPLTPGTLSPWRAVPAHIPRPEYVGKKRPQEWRGSHVQTPETIEKMRVAGRLAARATQLAGEHCKPGVTTDEIDRVVHEFLCDHGAYPSTLGYRGFPKSCCTSLNEVICHGIPDSTVLHDGDIINVDVTAYLDGVHGDTDATFCVGEVSEEARLLVERTHNAMMRGIKAVAPGRQINVVGRVIESYAKRFGYGVVRDFTGHGIGEAFHSGLYVPHYDSPRPTDVMEPGMTFTVEPMITIGTYQYDMWDDGWTVVTKDRKWTAQFEHTIVVTDDGYEILTLP
- a CDS encoding STAS domain-containing protein, giving the protein MDQGGAPPVFSVSAEGDGVRLHVQVTGEVDMATADTMFQTALGEPAKQLTLDLRAVTFFDSAAIHAVVRLAQKFPAALTVLPSRQVRRVLEISGLGEQDWLAD
- a CDS encoding SpoIIE family protein phosphatase, with protein sequence MGSAQGGGDVGRSSPAAGGSSFPPLLTAAFAAGGEMGERLRGFDWSTTRIGTPDGWPAALCHAMSTMLASRAQMVVFWGEEHLAFYNDAYRPTIGDKHPAVIGQSARLHWAETWDVLGPLLDGVRGTGVPYRGENHPFVINRHGFLEDVYFDVSYDPIRDADGTVSGIFCFVNETTGRVLGERRLRTLAELGDELGDVPSTLELGRAVARVLDAHRADVPFSAMWLYDGDGTPTLAGCSGVDPARLAGWPGLPAGEPLTAPRWVATADLPGAVPADAAAQALLLPLTATHEPAGALLLGVARRLPFGDDYRDFVDLVAAQVSRAVGKQRAYEQERARAAELAALDRAKTNFFANVSHEFRTPLTLVLGPLEDMLADRELPDRYLDRLTVMHRNGLRLLKLVNTVLDFSRLESGRLAARFQPTDLSDYTSRLASTFRSATERAGLRLVVDCPPLPAPVYVDRDMWEKIVLNLVSNAVKFTFDGEIRVRVRAGDGSAVLEVTDTGVGIASEELPQVFERFHRVAGARSRTHEGTGIGLALVHELVEMHGGTVTARSVVERGTTFTVTVPFGYAHLPADRVSALSPVPLTGPEQARLYVAETALWTDEVARPTGLPEPSGTPGGSGRVLLADDNPDLREHVSRLLSPAYEVVAVRDGVEALRLAVDSPFDLVLTDVMMPRLNGFGLVTALRGNPVTRGVPIVMLSARAGAAEEVAGLSAGADDYLTKPFSSQELVARVRANVELGQLRGQIVRRLRALADAAVAINTARSTAEVVRVAAWHALNLAEAGRVTVVATGARHEEDAGGDLPAEPSAVLPLTGTTGEQLGELRVWRREGGGTEQAALTELARLIGVRLENAQLYEAEHRIATTLQHSLLPRTLPQLPGAVVASRYLPGSADVEVGGDWYDVIGTPDDELVLVIGDVVGKGVRAAAAMGQLRNALRAYVLEGYDPGEALTRLNRLVHSTDSGSFATVVCLDFSPRTGRLRYASAGHPSPLLIRGDDVAFLHDRALGPPVGAIPGIAYRTVEGELAPGGRLLLYTDGLIEDRESGVDAGLRQLRADAGARGEHVADLVDAVVARVAGRDRHDDVAVLALEAAELNRFALNLPADPTRLSVLRKRLEDFLVAHQVGETDLFDLTVAISEAAANAIEHPVDPVAPTIAVEVTIADRTVTATIRDSGRWRESSGSSFRGRGLALIQALGEMSVTRTEDGTELTLRRRLAD
- a CDS encoding 3-oxoacyl-ACP reductase; its protein translation is MVQGRLSDRVAVVTGASSGIGLATVRRFAAEGARVVCVDIDADAGTRAADEVGGEFVATDVADEAAVRDLFDGVVARHGRVDVSFHNAGISPPDDDSILDTGLDAWERVLRVNTTSVYLCCKHVIPHMRRQGKGSIINTASFVALMGAATSQIAYTASKGGVLAMTRELGVQFAREGIRVNALCPGPVATPLLLELFAKDPERAARRLVHVPMGRFGDPAEIAAAVAFLASDDASFMTAAQFVVDGGITGAYVTPL
- a CDS encoding aldehyde dehydrogenase family protein; translated protein: MGEVISPVDGAGIGEVSTSSVADVDAAVGRAAVAFEEWRNVAPGDRARLLRRFAAEVDAHLEELARLEVRNAGHTIGNARWEAGNVRDVLDYYAGAPERLTGRQIPVPGGLDVTFHEPLGVVGVIVPWNFPMPIAGWGLAPALAAGNTVVLKPAELTPLTALRLAELALDAGLPEGVFTVLPGQGGVVGERFVTHPAVRKVCFTGSTEVGTRIMAGCAAQVKRVTLELGGKSANIVFADADLARAAATAPSSVFDNAGQDCCARSRLLVQRSVHDRFLELLEPAVRAFRVADPALESAEMGPLISAAHRDRVAGYVAGADVAFTGSRPDGPGFWYPPTVLLAGSPADWHWREEIFGPVVSVLPFDDEADAIRLANDTEYGLSGSIWTRDVGRAVRVAGAVEAGNLSVNSHSSVRYWTPFGGMKRSGLGRELGPDALHAFTDVKNVFIGTEE